One Streptomyces sp. NBC_01217 genomic region harbors:
- a CDS encoding L-serine ammonia-lyase: protein MAISVFDLFSIGIGPSSSHTVGPMRAAGMFARRLKNEGLIAHTASIRAELFGSLGATGHGHGTPKAVLLGLEGESPRTVDVESADERVERIRTTGRINLLGMHEIDFDADEQLILHRRKALPYHANGMTIFAFDHEGALLLEKTYYSVGGGFVVDEDAVGEDRIVLDDTVLKHPFRTGDELLRLSRDTGLSISSLMLENEKAWRTEDEIRSGLLDIWRVMQACVSRGMSREGILPGGLKVRRRAANTARQLRAEGNPQTLAMEWITLYAMAVNEENAAGGRVVTAPTNGAAGIIPAVLHYYMNFASGGATEAEKEDSVVRFLLAAGAIGMLFKENASISGAEVGCQGEVGSACSMAAGALAEVLGGTPEQVENAAEIGMEHNLGLTCDPVGGLVQIPCIERNGMAAVKAVTAAKMALRGDGSHKVSLDKVIKTMKETGADMSVKYKETARGGLAVNIIEC from the coding sequence GTGGCCATCTCGGTCTTCGACCTGTTCTCGATCGGCATCGGCCCGTCCAGCTCCCATACGGTCGGCCCGATGCGCGCCGCCGGTATGTTCGCTCGCCGGCTGAAGAACGAGGGCCTCATCGCCCACACCGCCTCGATACGCGCCGAGCTGTTCGGCTCGCTCGGCGCCACCGGCCACGGCCACGGCACCCCCAAGGCCGTCCTGCTCGGCCTGGAGGGCGAGTCGCCCCGTACCGTCGACGTGGAGTCCGCCGACGAGCGGGTGGAGCGGATCCGTACCACCGGCCGGATCAATCTCCTCGGCATGCACGAGATCGACTTCGACGCCGACGAGCAGCTGATCCTGCACCGCCGCAAGGCGCTGCCGTACCACGCCAACGGCATGACGATCTTCGCCTTCGACCACGAGGGCGCCCTGCTGCTGGAGAAGACGTACTACTCCGTCGGCGGCGGCTTCGTCGTCGACGAGGACGCGGTCGGCGAGGACCGGATCGTCCTCGACGACACCGTGCTGAAGCACCCCTTCCGCACCGGCGACGAACTGCTGCGGCTCTCCCGGGACACCGGCCTGTCCATCTCCTCGCTGATGCTGGAGAACGAGAAGGCCTGGCGCACCGAGGACGAGATCCGCTCGGGTCTGCTGGACATCTGGCGCGTCATGCAGGCCTGCGTCTCGCGCGGCATGTCCCGCGAGGGCATCCTGCCCGGCGGCCTCAAGGTCCGCCGCCGCGCCGCGAACACCGCCCGCCAGCTGCGTGCGGAGGGCAACCCGCAGACCCTCGCGATGGAGTGGATCACCCTCTACGCGATGGCGGTCAACGAGGAGAACGCGGCGGGCGGCCGCGTCGTCACCGCGCCCACCAACGGCGCCGCGGGCATCATCCCCGCCGTGCTGCACTACTACATGAACTTCGCGTCCGGCGGCGCCACCGAGGCCGAGAAGGAGGACAGCGTCGTACGCTTCCTCCTCGCCGCGGGCGCCATCGGCATGCTCTTCAAGGAGAACGCCTCCATCTCCGGCGCCGAGGTCGGCTGCCAGGGCGAGGTCGGCTCCGCCTGCTCGATGGCCGCGGGCGCCCTCGCCGAGGTCCTCGGCGGCACCCCCGAGCAGGTCGAGAACGCCGCCGAGATCGGCATGGAGCACAACCTCGGCCTGACCTGCGACCCGGTCGGCGGTCTCGTCCAGATCCCGTGCATCGAGCGCAACGGCATGGCCGCGGTCAAGGCCGTCACGGCGGCGAAGATGGCGCTGCGCGGCGACGGCAGCCACAAGGTCTCCCTCGACAAGGTCATCAAGACCATGAAGGAGACCGGCGCGGACATGAGCGTGAAGTACAAGGAGACGGCGCGGGGCGGGCTCGCGGTGAACATCATCGAGTGCTAG
- the glyA gene encoding serine hydroxymethyltransferase, producing MSLLNSSLHELDPDVAAAVDAELHRQQSTLEMIASENFAPVAVMEAQGSVLTNKYAEGYPGRRYYGGCEHVDVVEQIAIDRIKALFGAEAANVQPHSGAQANAAAMFALLKPGDTIMGLNLAHGGHLTHGMKINFSGKLYNVVPYHVDETGVVDMAEVERLAKESKPKLIVAGWSAYPRQLDFAAFRRIADEVGAYLMVDMAHFAGLVAAGLHPNPVPHAHVVTTTTHKTLGGPRGGVILSTQELAKKINSAVFPGQQGGPLEHVIAAKAVSFKVAATEEFKERQQRTLEGARILAERLVQPDVTEVGVSVLTGGTDVHLVLVDLRNSELDGQQAEDRLHELGITVNRNAIPNDPRPPMVTSGLRIGTPALATRGFRAEDFTEVAEIIASALKPSYDADDLKARVIALAEKFPLYPGLK from the coding sequence ATGTCGCTTCTCAACTCCTCCCTCCACGAGCTGGACCCGGACGTCGCCGCCGCTGTCGACGCCGAGCTCCATCGTCAGCAGTCCACCCTCGAAATGATCGCCTCGGAGAACTTCGCTCCGGTCGCGGTCATGGAGGCCCAGGGCTCCGTCCTCACCAACAAGTACGCCGAGGGCTACCCGGGCCGCCGCTACTACGGCGGCTGTGAGCACGTCGACGTGGTCGAGCAGATCGCCATCGACCGGATCAAGGCGCTGTTCGGCGCCGAGGCCGCGAACGTCCAGCCGCACTCCGGTGCGCAGGCCAACGCCGCCGCGATGTTCGCGCTGCTGAAGCCGGGCGACACGATCATGGGCCTGAACCTGGCCCACGGCGGTCACCTGACCCACGGCATGAAGATCAACTTCTCCGGCAAGCTCTACAACGTGGTCCCGTACCACGTCGACGAGACCGGTGTCGTGGACATGGCCGAGGTCGAGCGTCTGGCCAAGGAGTCCAAGCCGAAGCTGATCGTCGCCGGCTGGTCCGCGTACCCCCGTCAGCTGGACTTCGCCGCCTTCCGCCGCATCGCGGACGAGGTCGGCGCGTACCTGATGGTCGACATGGCGCACTTCGCCGGCCTGGTGGCCGCGGGTCTGCACCCCAACCCGGTGCCGCACGCCCATGTCGTCACGACCACCACGCACAAGACCCTCGGCGGTCCGCGCGGTGGCGTCATCCTGTCTACGCAGGAGCTGGCCAAGAAGATCAACTCCGCGGTCTTCCCCGGTCAGCAGGGCGGTCCGCTGGAGCACGTGATCGCGGCCAAGGCGGTCTCGTTCAAGGTCGCGGCGACCGAGGAGTTCAAGGAGCGCCAGCAGCGCACCCTGGAGGGCGCCCGCATCCTCGCCGAGCGTCTGGTCCAGCCGGACGTCACCGAGGTCGGTGTCTCCGTCCTCACCGGCGGTACGGACGTCCACCTGGTCCTCGTCGACCTGCGCAACTCCGAGCTGGACGGCCAGCAGGCCGAGGACCGGCTGCACGAGCTGGGCATCACGGTCAACCGCAACGCCATCCCGAACGACCCGCGGCCGCCGATGGTCACCTCGGGTCTGCGGATCGGCACGCCGGCCCTGGCCACCCGCGGCTTCCGGGCCGAGGACTTCACCGAGGTCGCCGAGATCATCGCGTCGGCCCTGAAGCCGTCCTACGACGCCGACGACCTCAAGGCCCGCGTCATCGCGCTGGCCGAGAAGTTCCCGCTGTACCCCGGTCTGAAGTAG
- the gcvH gene encoding glycine cleavage system protein GcvH, protein MSNPQQLRYSKEHEWLSAVEDGVATVGITEFAANALGDVVYAQLPEVGETVTAGESCGELESTKSVSDLYSPVTGEVTEANQAVVDDPSLVNSAPFEGGWLFKVRVAEEPKDLLSADEYTEFSGN, encoded by the coding sequence ATGAGCAACCCCCAGCAGCTGCGTTACAGCAAGGAGCACGAGTGGCTGTCGGCCGTCGAGGACGGTGTGGCCACGGTAGGTATCACCGAGTTCGCCGCCAACGCGCTCGGCGATGTCGTCTACGCCCAGCTCCCCGAGGTCGGTGAGACGGTGACCGCGGGCGAGAGCTGCGGCGAGCTGGAGTCGACCAAGTCGGTGAGCGACCTCTACTCGCCCGTGACCGGTGAGGTCACCGAGGCGAACCAGGCCGTCGTGGACGACCCGTCGCTGGTGAACTCCGCTCCCTTCGAGGGCGGCTGGCTGTTCAAGGTACGCGTGGCGGAGGAGCCGAAGGACCTGCTCTCCGCCGACGAGTACACCGAGTTCTCCGGCAACTGA
- the gcvT gene encoding glycine cleavage system aminomethyltransferase GcvT gives MSTAPRLTALDSLHRSLGATMTDFAGWDMPLRYASERDEHNAVRTKAGLFDLSHMGEITVTGPEAAAFLNFALVGNIGTVAEGRARYTMICAEDGGILDDLIVYRLGETEYMVVANAGNAQIVLDALTARAEGFDTEVRDDRDAYALLAVQGPESPAILASVTDADLDGLKYYAGLPGTVAGVPALIARTGYTGEDGFELFVAPEHAEQLWQALTEAGASHGLIPCGLSCRDTLRLEAGMPLYGHELTTGLTPFDAGLGRVVKFEKEGDFVGRKALQAAAERAETAPPRKLVGLIAEGRRVPRAGFSVVSAGEVIGEVTSGAPSPTLGKPIAIAYVDAAHATPGTAGVGVDIRGTHEPYEVVALPFYKRQK, from the coding sequence ATGAGCACCGCCCCCCGTCTCACCGCCCTCGACAGCCTGCACCGTTCGCTGGGCGCGACCATGACCGACTTCGCGGGCTGGGACATGCCCCTGCGGTACGCCAGCGAGCGCGACGAGCACAACGCGGTGCGTACCAAGGCCGGTCTCTTCGACCTGTCGCACATGGGCGAGATCACCGTCACCGGCCCCGAGGCCGCGGCCTTCCTGAACTTCGCGCTGGTCGGCAACATCGGCACGGTCGCCGAGGGCCGCGCCCGCTACACGATGATCTGCGCCGAGGACGGCGGCATCCTGGACGACCTGATCGTCTACCGCCTCGGTGAGACCGAGTACATGGTCGTCGCCAACGCCGGAAACGCCCAGATCGTGCTGGACGCGCTGACCGCGCGGGCCGAAGGCTTCGACACCGAGGTGCGCGACGACCGCGACGCGTACGCGCTGCTCGCTGTCCAGGGCCCCGAGTCCCCCGCCATCCTGGCCTCGGTCACCGACGCCGACCTGGACGGCCTGAAGTACTACGCCGGTCTGCCCGGCACGGTCGCCGGTGTGCCCGCGCTGATCGCCCGTACCGGCTACACCGGCGAGGACGGCTTCGAGCTGTTCGTCGCCCCCGAGCACGCCGAGCAGCTGTGGCAGGCCCTCACCGAGGCGGGCGCCTCCCACGGTCTGATCCCGTGCGGGCTCTCCTGCCGCGACACGCTGCGCCTGGAGGCGGGCATGCCGCTGTACGGGCACGAGCTGACCACCGGGCTGACCCCGTTCGACGCCGGTCTCGGCCGGGTCGTGAAGTTCGAGAAGGAGGGCGACTTCGTCGGCCGCAAGGCCCTCCAGGCCGCCGCCGAGCGCGCCGAGACCGCCCCGCCGCGCAAGCTGGTCGGCCTGATCGCCGAGGGCCGTCGGGTGCCGCGCGCAGGTTTCTCGGTCGTCTCCGCGGGCGAGGTCATCGGCGAGGTCACCTCGGGCGCCCCGTCGCCCACCCTGGGCAAGCCGATCGCCATCGCGTACGTGGACGCCGCGCACGCCACGCCCGGCACCGCGGGCGTCGGAGTGGACATCCGGGGCACCCACGAGCCGTACGAGGTCGTGGCGCTGCCGTTCTACAAGCGCCAGAAGTGA
- a CDS encoding AAA family ATPase, whose translation MTLQRYATTAGLAQGAMPAQQGAPATDALGTHAPVVRDLRQRGGRSPRSLHFAPGDVVVVSGLPGSGKSTLIRRAVTTVRAIDSQDTRDRWARRMPRLLPYALYRPLVRAAHYWGLWRALRSGESVVVHDCGTQAWVRGWLARDARRRGRVLHLVLLDVTPQTAREGQRERGRGVSGYAFARHRKAVGRLLRNTETGLLPPGCASAVLLDREAAGKLGRISFADV comes from the coding sequence ATGACGTTGCAGCGGTACGCGACGACCGCAGGGCTCGCGCAGGGCGCGATGCCCGCACAGCAGGGGGCTCCGGCCACGGATGCGCTGGGCACGCACGCGCCCGTCGTACGGGATCTGCGGCAGAGGGGCGGGCGCAGCCCGCGCAGCCTGCACTTCGCGCCGGGCGATGTGGTGGTGGTCTCCGGGCTGCCCGGCAGCGGCAAATCGACGCTCATCCGGCGGGCGGTCACCACGGTCCGCGCCATCGACTCCCAGGACACCCGGGACCGCTGGGCCCGGCGGATGCCCCGTTTACTTCCGTACGCCCTCTACCGTCCCCTCGTGCGCGCCGCCCACTACTGGGGGCTGTGGCGGGCGCTGCGCTCCGGCGAGTCCGTCGTCGTCCACGACTGCGGAACCCAGGCGTGGGTGCGCGGCTGGCTGGCCCGGGACGCGCGGCGACGCGGCCGCGTCCTGCACCTCGTCCTGCTCGACGTCACCCCGCAGACGGCACGGGAGGGCCAGCGGGAGCGCGGCCGAGGCGTCTCCGGATACGCGTTCGCCCGGCACCGCAAGGCGGTCGGCAGGCTGCTGCGGAACACCGAGACGGGCCTGCTGCCCCCCGGCTGCGCCTCGGCGGTGCTGCTGGACCGGGAAGCGGCGGGAAAGCTGGGCCGGATCTCGTTCGCGGACGTATAG
- a CDS encoding enhanced serine sensitivity protein SseB, with protein MDIPAQVRSHPQSGWPANELEEVLMASVGSPEAGGRLVEVLGRSHVWVPLPSGGGPDSADLDLPTLEIEGAVYVPVFSSEQQFLSCVGAHMSFTVAPAREFARGLPPQLGIAVNPGGAVGMPLPPPAVAELCRTGRTPLDGPASGGRVRLYEPAWQEEPVDFLAAAAGEFEESGVVLTARRALASIEGGEPVLFIGVEFSTWEGAGRNAPMDALGRALGRVEVPWPVNLVLLDVAQDPVGEWMREKLRPFYQRAAR; from the coding sequence GTGGACATTCCGGCACAGGTCCGGTCCCATCCGCAGAGCGGATGGCCGGCCAATGAGCTCGAAGAGGTGCTGATGGCCTCGGTGGGCAGCCCGGAGGCGGGCGGACGGCTCGTCGAGGTGCTCGGGCGCAGCCACGTCTGGGTGCCCCTTCCGAGTGGCGGCGGACCCGATTCCGCCGACCTGGACCTGCCCACGCTGGAGATCGAGGGCGCCGTGTACGTCCCCGTGTTCAGCTCCGAACAGCAGTTCCTCAGCTGTGTCGGCGCCCATATGTCCTTCACGGTCGCGCCCGCCCGCGAGTTCGCCCGCGGTCTGCCCCCGCAGCTCGGTATCGCCGTGAACCCCGGCGGCGCCGTGGGGATGCCGCTGCCGCCGCCCGCCGTGGCCGAGCTCTGCCGCACCGGACGCACCCCGCTGGACGGGCCGGCCAGCGGAGGCAGGGTCCGGCTGTACGAGCCGGCCTGGCAGGAGGAGCCCGTCGACTTCCTCGCCGCCGCGGCCGGCGAATTCGAGGAGAGCGGCGTCGTCCTCACCGCCCGCCGGGCGCTGGCCAGCATCGAGGGCGGCGAACCCGTCCTCTTCATCGGCGTCGAGTTCTCCACCTGGGAAGGCGCCGGGCGCAACGCTCCGATGGACGCCCTCGGCCGCGCGCTCGGCCGGGTCGAGGTGCCCTGGCCGGTCAATCTGGTCCTGCTCGACGTGGCACAGGACCCGGTCGGCGAATGGATGCGGGAGAAGCTCCGGCCGTTCTACCAGCGCGCGGCCCGGTAG
- a CDS encoding enhanced serine sensitivity protein SseB C-terminal domain-containing protein, protein MSASGTAAAGQVEHMLRQVTPGRYDAYEALLQALANGRIWMLLWHGQAGSPDAQYGNMEIDGLGYAPCVTSAQELSASGWNRAHELVSGRDIARALFPDRWGIWLNPHAPGGGVGIPWLDLRRIATGLDRMPAGPLRLTEPAIEIPQFYALLTQNAHHTPAIRSLRRAWVQPALGVPYLAIGLDLYDTGQSSVDAVRAMMQQSIGAVPDGLPVSTVAMSDEYDPVAMWLRANSRPFYDREAHAAPAAPVAGYGYPPPALPY, encoded by the coding sequence GTGAGTGCGTCAGGCACCGCGGCGGCCGGGCAGGTCGAGCACATGCTGCGCCAAGTGACGCCCGGGCGCTACGACGCTTACGAGGCGCTGCTGCAGGCCCTCGCGAACGGCCGGATCTGGATGCTCCTCTGGCACGGCCAGGCCGGCTCTCCCGACGCCCAGTACGGGAACATGGAGATCGACGGCCTCGGCTACGCCCCCTGTGTGACCTCCGCCCAGGAGCTCTCGGCCAGCGGCTGGAACCGCGCCCATGAACTGGTCTCCGGCCGCGACATCGCCCGCGCCCTCTTCCCCGACCGCTGGGGCATCTGGCTCAACCCGCACGCCCCGGGCGGCGGCGTCGGCATCCCCTGGCTGGATCTGCGCCGGATCGCCACCGGCCTCGACCGGATGCCCGCGGGCCCGCTCCGGCTCACCGAGCCGGCCATCGAGATCCCGCAGTTCTACGCCCTGCTCACGCAGAACGCCCACCACACCCCCGCGATCCGCTCGCTGCGCCGAGCCTGGGTGCAGCCCGCGCTCGGCGTCCCGTATCTCGCCATCGGACTCGACCTCTACGACACGGGCCAGAGCTCGGTCGACGCGGTGCGCGCGATGATGCAGCAGTCGATCGGCGCGGTCCCGGACGGGCTGCCCGTCTCCACCGTCGCGATGTCCGACGAGTACGACCCGGTCGCGATGTGGCTGCGCGCCAACTCCCGCCCGTTCTACGACCGCGAGGCCCACGCCGCCCCGGCTGCCCCGGTGGCGGGCTACGGCTATCCGCCGCCCGCTCTTCCGTACTAG
- a CDS encoding ABC transporter permease has protein sequence MTAPLHEPTAEVAPIEGFEAGVPEKAVQGRSLGRIAWERLKRDKLALTGGVVVLVLIVIALLAPVITDLVGQSPNDHHEELIDPLFSTPTGSFGGISSEHLLGVEPVSGRDIFARIIYGAQVSLLVGFLSAVVAIVVGTVLGVLAGYFGGWLDALISRVMDMLLSFPQLLFIIALVSVMPNEMLGLSGSGVRLFVMILVIGFFGWPYVGRVVRGQTLSLREREYVDAARSLGAGRIHILFKELMPNLIAPIIVYATMMIPTNILTEAALSFLGVGVKPPSASWGEMLSAALSYYESDPMYMIIPGVAIFITVLSFNLFGDGVRDALDPKGTR, from the coding sequence ATGACGGCACCATTGCACGAGCCGACCGCGGAGGTGGCCCCCATCGAGGGCTTCGAGGCCGGAGTCCCTGAGAAGGCGGTGCAGGGCCGATCCCTGGGCCGTATCGCCTGGGAGCGCCTGAAGCGGGACAAGCTGGCCCTCACCGGGGGCGTTGTGGTGCTGGTGCTGATTGTCATCGCACTGCTGGCCCCGGTGATCACGGACCTCGTCGGACAGTCGCCCAACGACCACCACGAAGAGCTGATCGACCCGCTCTTCTCCACGCCCACGGGCTCCTTCGGCGGCATCAGCTCCGAACACCTCCTCGGCGTAGAGCCCGTCAGCGGCCGCGACATCTTCGCCCGCATCATCTACGGCGCCCAGGTCTCGCTCCTGGTCGGCTTCCTCTCCGCCGTCGTCGCGATCGTCGTCGGCACCGTGCTCGGTGTACTGGCCGGCTACTTCGGCGGCTGGCTGGACGCGCTCATCAGCCGGGTGATGGACATGCTGCTCTCCTTCCCGCAGCTTCTGTTCATCATCGCGCTGGTCTCCGTCATGCCGAACGAGATGCTCGGTCTGTCGGGCAGCGGGGTCCGCCTGTTCGTGATGATCCTGGTCATCGGCTTCTTCGGCTGGCCGTACGTCGGCCGTGTGGTGCGCGGACAGACGCTGTCGCTGCGCGAACGCGAGTACGTGGACGCGGCCCGCAGTCTCGGGGCCGGGCGGATCCACATCCTGTTCAAGGAGCTCATGCCCAACCTCATCGCGCCCATCATCGTGTACGCCACGATGATGATCCCCACGAACATCCTCACAGAGGCGGCCCTGAGCTTCCTGGGCGTCGGCGTCAAGCCGCCCTCCGCCTCCTGGGGGGAGATGCTGTCGGCTGCTCTGAGTTACTACGAGTCCGACCCGATGTACATGATCATCCCGGGCGTGGCCATCTTCATCACCGTGCTCTCCTTCAACCTCTTCGGCGATGGCGTACGCGATGCGCTCGACCCGAAGGGCACTCGTTAA
- a CDS encoding ABC transporter substrate-binding protein: protein MTTRRNARRKQAVAAAAVVAALLSTAACGGGDNDGKGKDGKSAAAGFDAANNKIANASTKTGGTLKYAGAQDADSWDTTRGYYGFVWNFMRYYSRQLVTSKTEPGAAGTELTPDLATERAKISDDGKTYTYTLRDGITWEDGKPITSQDIKYGIERQWAQDVLSGGPVYLRDILDPKGEYKGPYKDTSKDKLGLKAIETPDAKTIIFKLPTANSDFEEILALTSSSPVRQDKDTKSKYGLKPFSSGPYKFESYTPNKSLVLVRNENWKQDSDPVRKALPDKITLDLFSNADDMDNRLIAGDFDLDINQTGLSPQGRIKALKEHKANLDNPVSGYIRYAVFPQNVAPFDNIECRKAVIYGADHKSLQTARGGPVAGGDIGTNMLPPSVPGSEGQKYDPYGTAANDGAPDVTKAKAALKACGKPNGFSTTIAVRNNKPVEVATAESLQASLDKIGIKVDIDKYDGSQTSGIIGNPTVVKKKNYGIIIMGWGPDFPSVQGYGAPLWDSSYILESGNNNFAMIKDKAIDANFDKFSTELDPEKKKAISTEINHQVMEGAYYLPFVFEKFINWRSPRLTNVYTTDAYSGMYDFTSLGVVK from the coding sequence GTGACTACCCGACGGAATGCACGGCGCAAGCAGGCCGTGGCCGCTGCTGCCGTGGTCGCTGCGCTGCTTTCCACGGCGGCGTGCGGCGGCGGAGACAACGATGGCAAGGGCAAGGACGGCAAGAGCGCGGCGGCCGGCTTCGACGCCGCCAACAACAAGATTGCCAATGCCTCGACGAAGACGGGCGGCACGCTCAAGTACGCCGGTGCGCAGGATGCCGACTCCTGGGACACCACGCGTGGCTACTACGGCTTCGTGTGGAACTTCATGCGCTACTACAGCCGTCAGCTCGTGACCAGCAAGACGGAGCCCGGTGCCGCCGGTACGGAGCTCACGCCGGACCTCGCCACCGAGCGCGCCAAGATCAGCGACGACGGCAAGACCTACACGTACACCCTGCGCGACGGGATCACGTGGGAGGACGGCAAGCCGATCACCTCCCAGGACATCAAGTACGGCATCGAGCGCCAGTGGGCGCAGGACGTGCTGTCCGGCGGCCCGGTCTACCTGCGTGACATCCTCGACCCCAAGGGCGAGTACAAGGGTCCGTACAAGGACACCTCGAAGGACAAGCTGGGCCTGAAGGCCATCGAGACGCCGGACGCGAAGACCATCATCTTCAAGCTGCCGACGGCGAACTCGGACTTCGAGGAGATCCTGGCGCTGACCTCGTCCTCGCCGGTCCGTCAGGACAAGGACACCAAGTCGAAGTACGGCCTCAAGCCGTTCTCGTCCGGCCCGTACAAGTTCGAGTCGTACACCCCGAACAAGTCCCTCGTGCTGGTCCGCAACGAGAACTGGAAGCAGGACTCCGACCCGGTCCGCAAGGCGCTGCCGGACAAGATCACGCTGGACCTGTTCTCCAACGCCGACGACATGGACAACCGCCTGATCGCGGGCGACTTCGACCTGGACATCAACCAGACGGGTCTCTCCCCGCAGGGCCGTATCAAGGCGCTCAAGGAGCACAAGGCCAACCTGGACAACCCGGTCTCCGGCTACATCCGTTACGCGGTCTTCCCGCAGAACGTGGCGCCGTTCGACAACATCGAGTGCCGCAAGGCCGTGATCTACGGAGCCGACCACAAGTCGCTCCAGACGGCGCGCGGTGGCCCGGTCGCCGGTGGCGACATCGGCACCAACATGCTGCCCCCGTCGGTGCCCGGCTCCGAGGGGCAGAAGTACGACCCGTACGGCACCGCCGCCAACGACGGTGCGCCGGACGTCACCAAGGCCAAGGCCGCGCTGAAGGCCTGCGGGAAGCCGAACGGCTTCTCGACCACCATCGCGGTGCGTAACAACAAGCCGGTCGAGGTGGCCACCGCCGAGTCGCTGCAGGCCTCGCTGGACAAGATCGGCATCAAGGTCGACATCGACAAGTACGACGGTTCGCAGACCTCGGGCATCATCGGCAACCCGACCGTGGTCAAGAAGAAGAACTACGGGATCATCATCATGGGCTGGGGCCCGGACTTCCCGTCGGTCCAGGGTTACGGCGCGCCGCTGTGGGACAGCAGCTACATCCTCGAAAGCGGCAACAACAACTTCGCCATGATCAAGGACAAGGCGATCGACGCCAACTTCGACAAGTTCTCCACCGAGCTCGACCCGGAGAAGAAGAAGGCGATCTCCACGGAGATCAACCACCAGGTGATGGAGGGCGCGTACTACCTGCCCTTCGTCTTCGAGAAGTTCATCAACTGGCGCTCGCCGCGGCTGACGAACGTCTACACCACGGACGCCTACAGCGGTATGTACGACTTCACCAGCCTGGGCGTCGTGAAGTAA
- a CDS encoding ABC transporter permease — translation MLTYLIRRLMAVAVMLVVIVVVVFCIFFLIPKWTGVDPATMYVGKTSDAAAVEGIRQKLQLGEPIYVQVLEFFKGIFVGRTYSSGGDVTECAAPCFGYSFRSEQAIWPVLTDRLPVTMALALGAAVLWLLFGVAAGVLSALKRGTLWDRSAMVVALSGVSLPIFFTAMLSLAIFDYGLGWVDSGFVAFGENPGAWFQGMLLPWVTLAFLYAAMYARITRATMLEVMGEDYIRTARAKGLSEPVVIGKHAMRSTMTPILTMLGMDLGALIGGAILTETAFSLPGLGQAVLKAISERDLPVILGVTLITSLAVIVANLVVDILYAVIDPRVRLS, via the coding sequence GTGCTCACATACCTCATCAGGCGGCTCATGGCCGTCGCAGTAATGCTTGTGGTCATCGTCGTGGTGGTCTTCTGCATTTTCTTCCTCATCCCCAAGTGGACCGGCGTCGACCCCGCCACGATGTACGTGGGCAAGACCTCGGACGCGGCGGCCGTCGAAGGCATCCGGCAGAAGCTCCAGCTGGGCGAACCGATCTATGTCCAGGTCCTGGAGTTCTTCAAGGGCATCTTCGTCGGGCGTACCTACTCCTCGGGCGGCGACGTCACGGAGTGCGCCGCGCCCTGCTTCGGCTACTCCTTCCGCAGTGAGCAGGCCATCTGGCCGGTGCTCACCGACCGCCTTCCGGTGACCATGGCGCTCGCCCTCGGCGCGGCCGTTCTGTGGCTGCTGTTCGGGGTCGCGGCCGGTGTGCTCTCCGCGCTCAAGCGGGGCACGCTGTGGGACCGTTCGGCGATGGTGGTCGCCCTCTCCGGCGTCTCGCTGCCGATCTTCTTCACCGCCATGCTCTCGCTCGCGATCTTCGACTACGGCCTCGGCTGGGTCGATTCCGGGTTCGTCGCCTTCGGGGAGAATCCGGGAGCCTGGTTCCAGGGCATGCTGCTGCCCTGGGTGACACTCGCCTTCCTGTACGCGGCGATGTACGCCCGGATCACTCGCGCCACCATGCTCGAAGTCATGGGCGAGGACTACATCCGCACGGCCCGGGCCAAGGGCCTCAGCGAACCGGTGGTCATCGGCAAGCACGCCATGCGCTCGACCATGACCCCGATCCTGACCATGCTCGGCATGGACCTCGGCGCCCTGATCGGCGGCGCGATCCTGACCGAGACCGCGTTCAGCCTTCCCGGCCTCGGCCAGGCGGTGCTCAAGGCGATCAGCGAACGCGATCTCCCGGTGATCCTCGGCGTCACCCTGATCACCTCGCTCGCGGTGATCGTCGCCAACCTCGTCGTGGACATTCTGTACGCCGTGATCGACCCCCGAGTGAGGCTGTCATGA